A DNA window from Paraburkholderia sp. IMGN_8 contains the following coding sequences:
- the gmd gene encoding GDP-mannose 4,6-dehydratase, with amino-acid sequence MREIAVVTGITGQDGAYLAQLLLEKGYIVYGTYRRTSSVNFWRLADVGVEKHPNLHLVEYDLTDLSSSIRLLQTTKATEVYNLAAQSFVGVSFDQPITTAEITGIGPLNLLEAIRIVNPEIRFYQASTSEMFGKVQEIPQVEGTPFYPRSPYGVAKLYGHWITVNYRESYNIFGSSGILFNHESPLRGREFVTRKITDGMAKIRLGKLDVLELGNLDAKRDWGFAKEYVEGMWKMLQASKPDTFVLATNRTETVRDFVSMAARAAGFQIAWEGSGQSEVGIDMATNKTIVRLNPKFHRPAEVDLLIGNAEKAKRELDWEPRTTLEELCQMMVEADIRRNEVGFSF; translated from the coding sequence ATGAGAGAAATTGCAGTTGTAACTGGCATTACTGGGCAAGACGGTGCGTATCTCGCGCAATTGCTGCTCGAAAAGGGCTACATTGTTTATGGAACGTATCGCCGCACGAGTTCAGTGAACTTCTGGCGTCTTGCGGACGTCGGCGTGGAGAAGCATCCGAATCTGCATCTTGTTGAGTACGACCTCACTGATTTGAGTTCGAGCATCCGCCTTTTGCAGACGACGAAAGCTACGGAAGTCTACAACTTGGCCGCTCAGAGTTTTGTCGGGGTTTCGTTCGATCAGCCTATAACGACTGCAGAAATCACTGGAATTGGTCCCCTTAACCTCCTCGAGGCTATTCGGATCGTGAATCCGGAGATCCGGTTCTATCAGGCCAGCACGTCTGAGATGTTCGGGAAAGTGCAGGAGATACCGCAGGTCGAAGGCACACCGTTCTACCCCCGTAGTCCCTATGGGGTTGCAAAATTGTACGGTCATTGGATAACCGTCAACTATCGCGAGAGCTACAATATCTTTGGCAGCAGCGGCATTCTGTTCAATCACGAGTCGCCTTTGCGTGGTCGCGAATTTGTCACGCGCAAGATTACAGATGGGATGGCCAAGATCCGCTTGGGCAAACTTGATGTACTCGAACTTGGAAACCTAGATGCGAAACGTGACTGGGGGTTCGCCAAGGAGTATGTAGAAGGCATGTGGAAGATGTTGCAGGCGTCCAAGCCTGACACGTTTGTGCTCGCGACGAATCGGACGGAGACAGTGCGCGATTTCGTTTCGATGGCCGCGCGAGCTGCAGGCTTTCAGATTGCTTGGGAGGGGAGCGGTCAGAGCGAAGTGGGCATCGATATGGCCACTAACAAGACGATTGTCAGGTTGAATCCCAAATTCCATAGGCCGGCGGAAGTGGATTTGCTCATCGGCAATGCGGAGAAGGCGAAGAGAGAGCTCGACTGGGAGCCGCGAACGACACTTGAAGAGTTGTGTCAGATGATGGTGGAAGCTGACATACGCCGCAATGAAGTGGGCTTTTCGTTCTAG